In Paenibacillus sp. BIC5C1, a genomic segment contains:
- a CDS encoding DUF4838 domain-containing protein — MPSLIPQPKQIAASEGEALRLNGEEKWGLFMEQDDPRLGIHCRRAFPGMEYICSRIEKGYLLVIGRFSEQETKQVVNDEDYGSHAVHEVLGAQQNSQVISDVPSFTQQDRMDLTGLDRRPQGYKLEVSTDRAEVHALDAAGLFYGLQTLVQLLGPDGVIPAVSITDWPDTSLRAMNFDLRQTFSKPELLTGYLADIARYKTNAILIEYEDKFPFQSHPEFAHPQHALSRSQLEELKQNAHEHFIEIIPLQQSFGHLEYVLRHEGWRHLRETERSTGEICPSHPETFGLITSLLEEMIDAHPDSRYIHLGCDEVYSLCECERCKIEFGGVRERAFIAFLNRLIAFTAERGKLPIFWHDMLDKCPPEELVKLDQRSVAMIWIYNGRNIEAEVTSHAAKFRSLGIEVMGAPAVRSFDWAEHQNYPVLLNRTDNLLQWAETADKLDIGCVVATNWTGPFSLGVPYGIFETTWYPMLLHADLAWNRKANATTFIDRFLERFHGIDPVTGHNLLGNYRVEDYYDVIWKLVDEVREHKEEAELIAIMHDFEVATDRSRAIHKYAYRWELYPGDDAEWRSLHNNYTRNRRGREGVLPRMKAALERYQPSDMAEHFVKSRFYLHDYLERTLYQELGLNALHPEADLTAMSLEDKIALMCVVGTPSTRAEPEFRGRMAQHRFGGIGIFPHNIESEQQSHTLLAEVKNIAGESGSLLPYYVSVDEEGGTLSKFKSFFPYVPGNRAVGLSEDPEAALLLGKIIGSELHSLGIPMNWAPVLDVNTNIDNPVVGVRSFGEDPQLVSQFGRAYIQGMHEAGVAVTAKHFPGHGQVSGDSHIVLPECELTIEQLMEGPLLPFIKAIEAGADSIMMGHLVFPNIPESGGLPASLSPFFATELLRKQLGFAGVICTDDIEMGAIRKNFSPEDVGVLAVQAGNDMILMCHTPEFQSRVIAGILAAVRDGRIHESRIDESVLRIRQLYDQFRQYQAAAQPIPREQWGEAALKLARMTVKVSRDPQGLLPLKDSLKYLLILPQQEQLTQADNSGSAEIRVASQLKDEGLVVQTRYCAMKPDPVQIKSLVLQAADADVVIQGTLNAHLFTGQLELSEALAAVKPLLNLVLRNPYDDAVLPQTAGSILLCSTSDYSLRALVECLTASK, encoded by the coding sequence ATGCCGAGCTTGATACCACAACCGAAGCAAATTGCAGCGAGCGAAGGAGAAGCCTTGCGACTGAATGGAGAGGAAAAATGGGGTCTTTTCATGGAACAGGATGATCCCAGATTGGGAATTCATTGCCGCAGGGCATTTCCGGGAATGGAATATATATGCTCCAGAATAGAAAAGGGTTATTTGTTAGTAATCGGACGTTTCTCAGAGCAGGAAACGAAGCAGGTGGTCAATGATGAGGACTACGGATCGCATGCAGTTCATGAAGTTCTGGGAGCGCAACAGAATAGCCAGGTCATTTCTGATGTCCCTTCATTTACTCAACAAGACAGAATGGATCTGACTGGGCTGGACCGACGTCCACAAGGATATAAGCTGGAGGTGTCGACCGACAGGGCTGAAGTCCACGCACTGGATGCGGCGGGTCTATTTTATGGATTACAGACATTGGTACAACTGCTTGGACCGGATGGTGTCATCCCGGCGGTATCCATAACCGACTGGCCGGACACATCTTTACGCGCAATGAACTTTGACCTGCGTCAGACGTTCTCGAAGCCGGAACTGCTGACAGGGTATTTGGCTGATATCGCTCGTTATAAGACGAACGCGATTTTGATTGAATACGAGGATAAGTTCCCATTTCAGTCGCATCCCGAGTTCGCACATCCACAACATGCGTTAAGTCGTTCACAACTGGAAGAACTGAAGCAGAACGCCCACGAGCACTTTATAGAGATTATTCCACTCCAGCAGAGCTTCGGACATCTGGAATATGTATTACGCCACGAAGGTTGGCGGCATCTTCGCGAGACAGAGCGGTCCACCGGGGAGATCTGCCCATCGCATCCGGAAACCTTTGGATTGATAACCTCTTTACTCGAGGAGATGATCGACGCCCACCCGGATTCGCGATATATCCACCTCGGGTGTGACGAGGTCTATAGCCTATGCGAATGCGAACGCTGCAAAATCGAGTTTGGAGGCGTGCGAGAACGAGCTTTTATCGCCTTTTTGAATCGTCTGATTGCATTTACGGCAGAACGGGGGAAACTGCCAATTTTCTGGCATGACATGCTGGATAAATGCCCGCCAGAGGAGCTGGTTAAGCTGGATCAGCGAAGTGTCGCCATGATCTGGATCTACAACGGACGCAATATCGAAGCGGAGGTGACTTCACATGCGGCCAAATTCAGGTCGCTCGGCATTGAAGTAATGGGAGCGCCAGCAGTCCGCAGCTTTGACTGGGCTGAGCATCAGAATTATCCGGTACTGCTGAACCGGACAGACAACTTGCTTCAGTGGGCAGAGACGGCCGACAAGTTGGATATTGGCTGTGTTGTTGCTACTAACTGGACGGGGCCTTTCAGCCTCGGTGTTCCATATGGTATTTTCGAAACCACCTGGTACCCCATGCTGCTGCATGCGGATTTGGCCTGGAACCGAAAGGCGAATGCCACTACCTTCATCGACCGGTTTCTGGAACGGTTTCATGGCATTGATCCTGTTACTGGACACAACCTCCTCGGCAATTACAGGGTAGAGGATTATTATGATGTGATCTGGAAGCTGGTGGACGAAGTACGCGAGCACAAGGAAGAAGCGGAACTGATTGCGATAATGCATGATTTTGAGGTGGCGACAGATCGTTCGCGGGCAATCCATAAGTATGCTTACCGCTGGGAGCTGTATCCCGGAGACGATGCGGAGTGGCGCTCACTCCATAACAATTATACGAGAAACCGCCGCGGGCGTGAGGGCGTCCTCCCTCGGATGAAGGCTGCGCTGGAGCGTTACCAGCCCTCTGATATGGCAGAGCACTTTGTAAAATCGAGGTTCTATCTGCATGATTATCTGGAGCGCACGCTCTATCAAGAACTGGGTCTGAACGCACTGCATCCAGAAGCCGATCTGACGGCAATGAGCTTGGAAGACAAAATAGCTCTGATGTGTGTAGTCGGCACACCATCGACTCGGGCCGAGCCGGAGTTTCGCGGCAGAATGGCACAGCACCGATTCGGGGGCATCGGCATCTTTCCCCATAATATTGAGAGCGAGCAGCAGTCACATACGCTGCTTGCAGAAGTGAAGAACATAGCCGGAGAGAGCGGTAGCCTTTTGCCTTATTACGTTTCAGTAGATGAAGAGGGTGGGACCCTGTCCAAGTTTAAGTCCTTTTTTCCCTATGTTCCTGGCAACCGGGCAGTCGGGTTAAGTGAAGATCCGGAAGCCGCTCTTTTGCTCGGTAAAATCATCGGCAGTGAGCTGCACTCCCTTGGTATTCCCATGAACTGGGCACCAGTGCTGGATGTGAACACGAATATAGATAATCCGGTTGTGGGTGTTCGCTCCTTTGGAGAGGACCCGCAGCTGGTGTCCCAATTCGGCCGCGCCTATATACAGGGAATGCATGAAGCAGGTGTAGCCGTGACGGCAAAGCATTTTCCCGGACACGGGCAAGTGAGCGGAGACTCACATATTGTTTTGCCCGAATGTGAGTTGACGATCGAGCAGTTGATGGAGGGGCCGTTGCTTCCCTTCATTAAGGCGATTGAAGCTGGTGCAGATTCCATCATGATGGGACATCTGGTGTTTCCCAACATTCCGGAATCCGGCGGACTTCCGGCCTCGCTCAGTCCTTTTTTTGCCACGGAATTGCTGCGGAAGCAGTTGGGCTTTGCGGGGGTGATCTGCACCGATGACATCGAAATGGGGGCAATTCGCAAAAATTTCAGCCCGGAAGATGTGGGTGTGCTGGCTGTTCAGGCGGGGAATGATATGATCCTGATGTGCCATACGCCGGAGTTCCAGAGCCGAGTCATCGCGGGTATTCTGGCAGCTGTACGGGATGGGCGCATCCACGAGTCGCGAATCGACGAGTCGGTTCTTCGTATTCGGCAGCTGTATGACCAATTCCGGCAGTACCAAGCGGCTGCACAGCCGATTCCCAGAGAGCAGTGGGGAGAGGCGGCACTGAAGCTGGCTCGTATGACTGTCAAAGTTAGTCGGGACCCGCAGGGTCTGCTGCCACTCAAGGATTCGCTGAAATATTTGCTGATACTGCCGCAGCAGGAGCAGCTGACCCAGGCCGATAATAGTGGTTCTGCGGAAATCAGGGTAGCCTCCCAATTGAAGGATGAAGGCTTGGTTGTGCAGACGCGCTACTGTGCAATGAAGCCGGATCCCGTGCAGATAAAGTCTCTGGTTCTGCAAGCTGCTGATGCGGATGTCGTTATCCAGGGCACCCTTAATGCCCATCTATTCACAGGACAGCTGGAACTGTCCGAGGCCTTGGCTGCAGTTAAGCCACTGCTGAATCTGGTGCTGCGCAATCCCTATGATGACGCTGTACTGCCGCAGACAGCCGGAAGCATACTGTTGTGCTCAACCTCCGATTATTCACTGCGGGCACTGGTGGAATGCTTGACAGCATCAAAGTGA
- a CDS encoding N-acetylglucosamine-6-phosphate deacetylase gives MSVPMIGKHYRTGLPIEVEVKDGRITAVTELEMSPPVDCLPWLAPGLVDLQVNGGWGLDLNTAPLCPDMVVQLTRKLQSQGVTNFCPTLITNSSVRLAEAASVIAKAVRLNPDAAEGIVGIHLEGPFLSPENGPRGAHPSQHIVPPDWEALSRWQDAADGLIRIITLSPEWPGSASFIARCCESGILVSIGHTAATPEQIREAVSAGAVMSTHLGNGAHLMLPRHPNYLWEQLAADELYGCMIADGHHLPLSVLAVILRMKRNRAILVSDAVSLSGMPPGSYHLHIGGDVVLTAEGRLHLAGQPELLAGSAMMLPNQVGYLVEAGLSGLPDAWDCASVHPARLLGLKQAAGLEVGAPADIVSFNIDGGKLSVLQCWKNGRISPQSRE, from the coding sequence GTGAGTGTGCCAATGATCGGGAAGCACTACAGAACAGGGTTGCCCATTGAGGTGGAGGTCAAAGATGGACGTATCACTGCTGTTACTGAACTTGAAATGTCGCCTCCCGTAGATTGCCTGCCCTGGCTTGCGCCTGGACTGGTGGATTTACAGGTCAACGGTGGATGGGGGCTGGATCTGAACACAGCCCCGCTATGTCCAGATATGGTAGTGCAGCTGACCCGGAAGCTGCAAAGTCAAGGTGTTACCAACTTTTGCCCGACGTTGATTACAAACAGTTCCGTACGGCTGGCTGAGGCGGCTTCTGTCATTGCAAAAGCCGTTCGGCTGAACCCGGATGCGGCCGAAGGGATTGTGGGCATTCATCTGGAAGGCCCATTCCTCTCGCCGGAGAATGGCCCACGCGGCGCCCACCCAAGCCAGCATATTGTTCCGCCTGATTGGGAGGCGCTCAGCCGTTGGCAGGATGCCGCCGATGGGTTAATTCGCATCATTACCCTTTCACCCGAGTGGCCTGGATCAGCTTCATTTATTGCCCGGTGCTGCGAATCCGGCATTCTTGTCTCGATCGGACATACGGCAGCAACGCCAGAACAGATCAGGGAAGCGGTCTCCGCAGGAGCAGTGATGTCTACACATCTTGGTAATGGTGCGCACTTGATGCTTCCGCGTCATCCAAACTACTTGTGGGAACAGCTGGCGGCCGATGAGCTGTATGGGTGCATGATAGCGGATGGTCATCATCTTCCGTTGTCCGTGCTGGCCGTAATTCTCCGGATGAAACGGAACCGCGCCATTCTGGTCAGTGATGCTGTCTCACTGAGCGGAATGCCGCCAGGTTCCTACCACCTGCATATCGGCGGAGATGTGGTATTGACGGCCGAAGGTCGGCTGCACCTTGCCGGCCAGCCGGAGCTGTTGGCTGGCTCGGCGATGATGCTGCCGAATCAGGTGGGATATCTTGTGGAAGCGGGGTTGTCCGGGCTTCCCGATGCCTGGGACTGTGCATCGGTGCATCCGGCACGGCTGCTTGGGCTTAAACAGGCTGCCGGACTTGAGGTCGGAGCGCCTGCGGATATCGTTAGCTTCAACATCGATGGTGGAAAGTTAAGTGTTTTGCAGTGTTGGAAGAATGGCCGGATCAGTCCACAGAGCCGAGAATAG
- a CDS encoding glucosamine-6-phosphate deaminase, whose translation MNMNDLVEPLKTHIIEHMSVQVYADRNQMGAAAAAAVGARLRQLLQDSERQVRMVFAAAPSQNELYEGLVREPGIDWSRVCAFHMDEYMGLADTAPQRFGQYLTDWLFSRVQPGRVELLDGLQDVEQECQRYGDLLRAAPIDIVCLGIGENGHIAFNDPPVADFEDSRIVKAVKLDEACRRQQVNDGCFAHLDDVPAEALTLTVPTLMAGRELFAIVPGASKRRALAAALHDPISTACPATILRTHPGITMFTDREAYDL comes from the coding sequence ATGAATATGAATGACTTGGTGGAACCGCTCAAGACTCATATCATTGAGCACATGTCTGTACAGGTTTATGCAGATCGGAATCAGATGGGGGCAGCCGCTGCGGCTGCGGTTGGGGCCAGATTAAGACAGCTGCTTCAGGATTCGGAGCGTCAGGTACGCATGGTGTTCGCTGCTGCTCCTTCGCAAAACGAATTATATGAAGGTTTGGTACGGGAGCCAGGTATCGATTGGTCAAGGGTTTGTGCCTTTCATATGGATGAATATATGGGTCTGGCGGATACCGCTCCCCAGCGATTTGGTCAATATTTAACGGATTGGCTGTTCAGTCGGGTGCAGCCTGGGCGGGTGGAGCTGTTGGATGGGCTACAAGATGTGGAGCAGGAGTGTCAGAGATATGGAGACCTGCTGCGTGCGGCTCCTATTGATATCGTCTGCCTCGGGATTGGAGAGAATGGGCATATCGCCTTTAATGATCCGCCTGTTGCCGATTTTGAAGATTCGAGGATCGTCAAAGCAGTGAAACTGGACGAAGCCTGTCGCCGTCAGCAGGTGAACGATGGGTGCTTTGCCCATCTGGATGATGTGCCTGCGGAGGCGTTGACTCTTACTGTGCCAACGTTGATGGCTGGAAGGGAGCTGTTTGCAATTGTGCCAGGAGCATCCAAGCGTCGTGCACTTGCGGCAGCTTTACATGATCCGATCAGCACGGCATGTCCTGCTACCATCCTGCGAACCCATCCCGGCATAACGATGTTCACAGACCGGGAAGCCTACGACCTGTGA
- a CDS encoding Ig-like domain-containing protein encodes MKKQHLRVYSGFKLGLFLLICMVTIGITVPGKAEAAGSISLDAPAGGYVSDGGLVEIGGSYTDLYDIRLFVDGTAQFEVVLNDPDGDDSGTWSYMLDTSGYNGIVELVVRGLDTSTRYGVWGAPAILTVNNPAGAVPVVTITGPSEGVALSGQVEISVETSSPLPIMLVEVRVNRGPWEEALQQGSEYVYFWDTAGLGDRTVSLEARAASAPERYGYSPTVYAQVGTGTHETAVPLPVQERAMWIWEPESYKLLLNPGSRQVLESFITDTQTFGQTPVQTLYLAVGGYAGYDALEAQEVELRSFVSWAHSKNLQVHALIAGGTTPAYMGAYEKYHHHAVQEMEQVINYNLAAGDTEKFDGINVDIEPYISPDFKDPSHFLQKEYLDGLQKMIDRRDTAGIWLPFGPAVPKWYDTSDQAANISWNGSSKWLSEHVQDISDYISIMDYRDTADGSAGIIAGAAGELAYADQIGKPNSVVIGVETLDIANSGDPETITFWEEGRIHMEAELDKVYAAYGQSSSFGGIAVHHYDSYRALPSYWGPGGVVWTAPDDQEAPSALSGVPSIEATDYQTVHLKYGMASDNMEVERYVIYRSTVQGFTPVAADIVGLARALNYQDKGLLPDTTYYYRIAARDLGGNIGPLTDEMSATTGSTTLKPLIVTDMNLVYGGSGVSVTLKVRDYDTGAVLAGAKVEGRFTYSAGRYTSGTTGVDGSVTLVSEAVGTGRQVGFEPRRIRYNGYYYAVGHDSPHSTLLMNASN; translated from the coding sequence ATGAAAAAGCAGCATCTGCGTGTGTACTCCGGATTCAAACTGGGATTGTTTCTGTTGATCTGTATGGTGACGATTGGGATAACTGTCCCTGGCAAGGCAGAAGCGGCGGGTTCAATTTCACTGGATGCGCCTGCGGGCGGATATGTGTCGGATGGAGGGCTGGTGGAAATTGGGGGCAGTTATACCGACTTGTATGACATTCGACTGTTTGTGGACGGAACGGCTCAATTCGAAGTGGTATTAAATGATCCGGATGGGGATGACAGCGGCACATGGTCTTATATGCTGGATACCTCAGGCTATAACGGGATTGTGGAACTGGTGGTTCGTGGACTGGATACGTCCACCCGTTACGGGGTATGGGGAGCACCGGCCATCCTTACCGTTAATAACCCGGCAGGTGCTGTTCCTGTAGTAACCATCACGGGACCATCTGAGGGCGTAGCTCTTAGCGGTCAGGTGGAGATCTCTGTCGAGACCAGCTCTCCACTTCCAATCATGCTGGTAGAGGTTCGGGTGAACCGCGGGCCATGGGAGGAGGCTCTTCAACAAGGCTCCGAGTATGTATACTTCTGGGACACGGCGGGACTTGGCGATCGCACGGTCAGTCTGGAGGCCAGAGCAGCCAGCGCGCCGGAGCGTTACGGTTATAGCCCGACGGTGTATGCTCAGGTGGGAACCGGGACGCATGAGACTGCCGTTCCTCTGCCTGTACAGGAGCGGGCCATGTGGATCTGGGAACCGGAGAGCTATAAGCTGCTGCTGAACCCTGGATCACGTCAGGTGCTGGAGTCATTCATCACCGATACGCAGACATTCGGCCAAACACCGGTTCAGACGCTTTATCTCGCAGTAGGCGGTTATGCCGGATACGATGCGCTGGAAGCGCAGGAAGTGGAGTTACGTTCTTTCGTGAGTTGGGCGCACAGCAAAAATCTGCAAGTGCATGCGTTAATTGCAGGCGGCACTACGCCGGCCTATATGGGCGCTTACGAGAAATATCACCATCATGCTGTGCAGGAAATGGAGCAGGTGATCAATTACAACCTTGCAGCGGGGGATACGGAGAAGTTTGACGGCATCAATGTGGATATTGAGCCTTATATCTCTCCCGACTTTAAAGACCCAAGTCATTTCCTGCAGAAGGAATACCTGGATGGCCTGCAAAAGATGATTGATCGCCGGGATACCGCAGGTATTTGGCTTCCGTTCGGTCCTGCTGTGCCGAAGTGGTATGACACATCGGATCAAGCAGCAAATATTTCATGGAATGGCTCCAGCAAATGGTTGTCTGAGCATGTTCAGGATATATCAGATTATATCTCCATTATGGATTACCGGGATACGGCGGATGGCTCGGCTGGCATTATTGCCGGGGCTGCTGGAGAGCTGGCTTATGCGGATCAGATCGGCAAGCCGAATTCCGTGGTGATTGGTGTGGAAACGCTGGATATCGCCAATAGCGGCGACCCGGAGACCATTACCTTCTGGGAGGAGGGGCGCATCCACATGGAGGCCGAGCTGGATAAGGTATATGCAGCTTACGGGCAGAGCAGCTCCTTTGGCGGCATTGCCGTCCATCACTATGATTCCTACCGGGCACTTCCTTCTTATTGGGGGCCGGGCGGTGTAGTTTGGACAGCTCCGGATGACCAGGAAGCTCCTTCCGCCCTTTCAGGGGTTCCTTCCATTGAGGCCACTGATTATCAGACTGTACATCTGAAGTATGGAATGGCTTCAGATAACATGGAAGTAGAACGCTATGTGATATACCGAAGTACCGTTCAGGGGTTCACACCTGTTGCTGCGGATATCGTCGGACTCGCTCGCGCACTGAATTACCAAGACAAAGGGCTACTGCCGGATACGACATACTACTATCGTATTGCGGCCCGTGATTTGGGTGGAAATATCGGGCCTCTCACTGATGAAATGTCAGCGACCACTGGTAGTACCACATTGAAGCCATTGATTGTAACAGACATGAATCTGGTCTATGGCGGATCAGGGGTATCCGTCACACTGAAGGTCAGAGATTATGATACAGGCGCGGTACTTGCGGGGGCGAAAGTCGAAGGGAGATTTACTTATTCGGCGGGGCGTTACACCAGCGGGACAACCGGAGTGGATGGGAGCGTGACGCTTGTCTCGGAAGCGGTGGGAACGGGCAGACAGGTTGGTTTTGAACCTCGCAGAATCCGTTACAACGGCTATTACTACGCAGTAGGTCATGATTCGCCGCATTCAACACTGCTGATGAATGCCAGCAATTGA
- a CDS encoding extracellular solute-binding protein translates to MGKWKSVILPLLIAVTMVAGCSGGKGADPQTDTKGNGTGITDNSTGAGKTFTALLDNNATFPYSKSWPIWSWLKEKTGVTLEVQTPSGKLDESLNLAIASKALPDLMYMPNRKDSNKFGQQGALVDLMEYMDSMPNLKAWMKQYPEEAKAALSADGKMYMFPNQGFGETNRMIWMYRKDVFDKEGIQVPTTYEELHAALKKLKEKYPDSYPLSIRYGQIPDEMNANMTVNYGTGEGAYYDFDQKEWRYGPTEDNYKAMVGMWKSFYDEGLVPPDFLSLQTKQWQDMVSTGKSFVTIDYISRIDFFNNAMQQENPEFNMQFLAPPAGISGGKQLNPYFHYMEGGLTVASTSKNIDDVMKYMDFFYSEEGRTLSSWGVEGETFIKEGDTIKFKPEYNDVIEMRKQTGLQTSGTYTWIDFNAHLSLFSDDLKHAYEEAVKYDPPAMQPRPAFTEVENEVISITGQAIKKHRDESFAKFVTGSRSLADWEKYVEEINNLGVDKLLNTYKEAYDRVQNVQLSAK, encoded by the coding sequence ATGGGCAAATGGAAATCGGTAATACTTCCCCTGCTGATTGCAGTTACGATGGTGGCAGGGTGCAGCGGCGGCAAGGGTGCCGACCCGCAAACAGATACCAAGGGAAATGGTACCGGAATAACCGATAATTCCACCGGTGCGGGAAAGACCTTCACGGCCCTGCTGGACAACAATGCCACTTTTCCTTATTCCAAGAGCTGGCCCATTTGGAGCTGGTTGAAGGAAAAGACGGGCGTCACGCTGGAAGTGCAGACACCTTCCGGCAAGCTGGATGAGAGCCTGAACCTTGCGATTGCCTCCAAAGCGCTGCCTGATCTGATGTATATGCCCAATCGCAAGGATTCGAACAAGTTTGGTCAACAGGGCGCGTTGGTGGACCTGATGGAGTATATGGACAGTATGCCGAATCTAAAGGCATGGATGAAGCAATATCCCGAGGAAGCGAAGGCTGCCCTGTCCGCAGACGGTAAAATGTATATGTTCCCCAATCAGGGCTTCGGCGAGACGAATCGTATGATCTGGATGTACCGTAAGGATGTTTTTGACAAGGAAGGCATTCAGGTTCCAACAACTTATGAAGAGTTGCATGCAGCGCTGAAGAAGCTGAAGGAGAAATACCCGGACAGTTACCCGCTCTCGATCCGTTACGGTCAGATCCCGGATGAGATGAATGCCAATATGACGGTGAACTACGGAACGGGTGAGGGTGCCTACTATGATTTTGACCAGAAGGAATGGCGTTATGGACCGACTGAAGACAACTACAAGGCCATGGTAGGGATGTGGAAAAGTTTTTACGATGAAGGGTTGGTCCCACCCGACTTCTTATCATTGCAAACCAAGCAGTGGCAGGATATGGTCTCGACTGGAAAATCATTTGTAACCATTGATTATATCAGCCGGATTGATTTCTTCAATAATGCCATGCAGCAGGAAAATCCAGAGTTCAACATGCAGTTTCTGGCCCCTCCGGCAGGTATTTCAGGGGGGAAACAACTAAATCCGTATTTTCATTATATGGAAGGCGGATTGACGGTGGCTTCGACCTCCAAGAACATTGATGATGTGATGAAGTACATGGACTTTTTCTATTCCGAGGAAGGACGTACGCTGAGCAGCTGGGGTGTAGAGGGCGAGACCTTTATAAAGGAAGGCGATACGATCAAGTTCAAGCCGGAGTATAACGATGTCATTGAAATGCGCAAACAGACAGGGCTTCAAACGAGCGGAACCTACACCTGGATTGATTTCAACGCGCATTTGTCACTATTCTCGGACGATCTGAAGCATGCCTATGAAGAAGCGGTCAAATATGACCCTCCCGCAATGCAGCCAAGACCAGCTTTTACAGAAGTGGAAAATGAAGTCATATCCATTACCGGGCAGGCAATCAAGAAGCACCGTGACGAGAGCTTTGCCAAATTTGTTACGGGTTCCCGGAGTCTGGCGGATTGGGAGAAGTACGTAGAGGAAATTAACAATCTTGGGGTAGATAAGCTGCTGAACACCTATAAGGAAGCGTATGACCGTGTTCAGAATGTTCAGCTGAGCGCGAAATGA
- a CDS encoding carbohydrate ABC transporter permease — translation MKSLRFSWFNVVASLILLFVVVVTLYPFLHMLAVSLSSNVNVIQNNISFWPKGFNLSMYKLVLGDPQIWTAYRNTIIYTVLGTLISLVVTSTGAYALSRKDMALRNSFTVLIVITMFFSGGMIPTFLVVRSLNLVDTVWGMVLPGAVSTWNLILMRTFFSGIPKELEESGRMDGLNDIGIFIRIIVPLSKASFATIALFYAVGMWNNFIFPLLYLRSPDLFPLQVLLRNLVLAGSASSGDVTSIGGDNLVVEESLKYATIMVSTLPILVIYPFVQKYFVKGAMVGAVKG, via the coding sequence GTGAAATCACTCCGATTTTCTTGGTTTAACGTTGTGGCATCGCTAATCCTGCTGTTCGTTGTTGTGGTTACACTCTATCCGTTCCTTCATATGCTGGCGGTTTCCCTCAGCAGCAACGTAAACGTCATCCAAAACAATATTTCCTTCTGGCCCAAAGGCTTTAATCTGAGCATGTACAAATTGGTGCTCGGCGATCCGCAAATCTGGACGGCTTACCGAAATACGATCATTTACACTGTGCTTGGTACACTGATCTCGCTGGTGGTCACCTCCACTGGAGCTTACGCATTGTCCAGAAAGGACATGGCACTGCGTAATAGCTTCACCGTCCTGATTGTAATTACGATGTTCTTCAGCGGTGGGATGATTCCGACCTTCCTGGTGGTCCGTTCATTGAATCTGGTGGACACCGTATGGGGCATGGTTCTCCCGGGTGCAGTTAGCACCTGGAACCTCATTCTGATGCGCACGTTCTTCTCAGGCATCCCCAAAGAGCTGGAGGAATCGGGCAGGATGGACGGTTTGAACGATATTGGTATCTTCATACGTATTATTGTGCCGCTGTCCAAGGCATCCTTTGCCACGATTGCCCTTTTCTATGCTGTGGGTATGTGGAACAACTTTATCTTTCCACTGCTCTATCTACGGTCTCCCGATTTATTTCCACTCCAGGTGCTGCTGCGTAATCTCGTGCTGGCCGGCAGCGCAAGCTCAGGCGACGTAACATCCATTGGGGGAGATAATCTGGTGGTGGAGGAATCGCTCAAGTATGCGACCATCATGGTCTCAACCCTGCCAATTCTGGTCATCTATCCGTTCGTACAGAAGTATTTCGTCAAGGGAGCCATGGTTGGTGCGGTCAAAGGTTAA